CTTCCACTATTGAAGATATGGTGCAGGGCTTCGGAGCTCCGAAATCTTTGGTTGGCGTAATTATCGCAGCGGTGGTCCTGCTTCCTGAAGGCCTGGCTGCCATCAGGGCGGCACGGAGTAATCAGATCCAGTCAAGTTTAAACTTGGCGTTAGGCTCTGCCCTGGCAAGTATCGGACTGACCATTCCTGCCGTTTCTATAGTCTGTATTATGTACGATATCCCGCTGGTTTTGGGTCTGGATAAAAAGGACATTATCCTTCTCTCGCTCTCGGTATTTATTGTGATGCTTTCGCTTAGCCGCGGAAAGACCAATATCCTTTACGGAACGGTACTGCTGGTTAACCTGGCTGCTTATATTTTTACGGTTATTGTTCCCTAGAGCACTGATTTAAATAAAAGCATAGCTGGACTACAGCCTTCGCGCCAGATCCATTTTAAATGCCATCAGCCTGGCAATATTTTCAGCTTTGTAAATGGCTGTATCTGCATTTTCCCCTTTAAAGTGTTCTTCAATGGTAGTAGTCCAAAGGTGCAGCCAGCGGTCGAAGTGCTTCTGCTCCATCGCCTGCAGCTCATTGATGGGAAAATGGGCACCCATCGGGTTTCCTTTATAGGTCATCTGCCCGAAGAGCACGGACTCCCAGAAGGCATACATTTTCGGAAGGTGCTTATCCCAATCGACTTTGGCAACATCAGTAAAGAAAAACCCAATTACTTCATCCTTAACCACTTTAGCATAAAATGAATTGATAAGATGCTCAATATCTTCACGTGATTCCAACTTTTTCATAACTCAAATGTACTGTAAAATTAATTGAAGACGATGTTTTAGAAGTCTTTCAGGTAAAGGCATATTTAAATCAAGATGCCGACAAATTAAGTAAGGGTGTTTTAAGGGAATTGATTGATAGGTATCACTATTCTATAATTTTATTGAAAGATATCAATGATGGCAGAAAAAACAATCGTTTTTTGAGAATTGGATTGTCCTACAAAGTTTTGTATATTGCTATTAACAGACCTTTTTACTTCTTATTTAATTTTTCTAATTCTGGTAATTCACTTTTATACTTTTCAACATCCCAAACTAAATTCCAATTTTTAATATAGTCAGAGATTGGATCTAAGCCAACTTCTGCTCTCCTTTTATCTACGTTACCAGGATCAATTAAAGGTAAAACATATGGCGTTTTATTGATTGGATTGGTTCCGATTTGACTTCCGTATATTTGTTTTCTACCTTCCTGGATTTCGATTCTGTCGATTAACAAAGCTAAAGAAGCTGGACTAGCATTTCCTTTTGTTACAGCTTCTCTCATCATGGGCAAATATTTTTTCTGCGTTTCCAGATCTGCATGTTGAATGACTAGAAATAATGCACTATTGGCCTGTGCGCCTACTTTATCTTTACCTACCCACCCTTTTTCATCTAATATTTTTTTTACTTTTAATAAGTTGATTGAATCTTTCTGATCTGTTATTTTCCAAAGATCCTGCATTTCTTTAGATTCCAGACCGAATTTTTTTTGAGTTTCATTCATTTGAATTCGATATTTCTGGTCTTCGTCATATATTGCCAATAATTCAGCCTGCAACGGTTTGTCATAATTTGCTTCCATTAACTTCAGCTTTTTTTCTAATTTTCCTACTGTCATCTCCCATTCTTTTTTTGAATGTAAATTTTCTAAATCGGTATCGGAACTTAAATGCTTTAGATTCATCCACCCATTATCTATCGATAAATTCAGCCATTTAAAAGCTTTTTCTGTATTTCCTGCTAAAGATGAAGCGCACGCACCATTATATAGGTCATTTGGATTTTTGCTTTCAATTTTAAAAGCTTTAGTATATAAATCAGTAGACATTTTATAATCTTTTGTTTCATATAATCTATCGGCTTCACTTATTAATTTTGAATATTCCTGAGCATGAAGGCTTGTGAATAAAAATAATAATAACAAAGTATAAAAACTGTTTTTCATTTTTCTTGGATTTTATGGTTTTTAGATTTTATTTTTTTATTTAAAAATTGAATAGATTCTTTTTTCTAAGATATATACTATAACTTGATATTACAATATTTTACTAAAAATCTATAATATATCTTTTGATCGTTTTTTGAGATTTTAATCTTTAATTTTCTTATAAATAATTCCAACTTTTGCAAGTTCTTCATTTATATATTCAGAAACTTGTTTTGTCCCAGCAACTTCTAACATAGCATTGGGAATTTCATTTTTAAAAAACTTATCTACAATTATATTTTCCTTATTAATAAATTCAAAAACACCCTTTGTAGTAGCTTCGATGATATTTTTTATAATTTGTTGTAATTCTTCATTTTCATCCATAATATCATTTTTGAGATTTATATTAATGCATAATTATGAAAAATCCATAGACAATATTATGCATTTATTTAATATGACAAAATAAACCATAACCAAGTTAGTTGCAACTCATAAATGCAACAGCCTTAATTAGCTTTGTCAATAATTCCCTTTAACACTTCAAATTCCGGATCTTCTAAAATATCAAGTGAATTATTAGTAGACAATAAAATTGCATCTCTGCATACGCTGATTCTTCTCAAAAGAGGTATTACGATAGAGTTGCCATGCTGCACATATTTTTTAATCTCATAATGATTAGTAGGAATCTTATAACCTTCCCTGCTGCTTCCAATTAAAATCCCCATATCACGCAGTCCACCAACCATATTGACGAAATGTTCTTTGCTGAGTTTAGACTCTCTATTTACATTCAGATGCTCAATAAATTCCTGGGAAGTTGTATAATTTTTATAATGATTGGATTCATGATATCTTACCAGGATTTTTAGAAAATTAATGAAATCCTGCTTTTGCTGGCTTTCTGACGATGTCTTATCTAAATAATCAAAAATACTCCTTAGGCT
The sequence above is a segment of the Chryseobacterium sp. JJR-5R genome. Coding sequences within it:
- a CDS encoding group III truncated hemoglobin, encoding MKKLESREDIEHLINSFYAKVVKDEVIGFFFTDVAKVDWDKHLPKMYAFWESVLFGQMTYKGNPMGAHFPINELQAMEQKHFDRWLHLWTTTIEEHFKGENADTAIYKAENIARLMAFKMDLARRL
- a CDS encoding DUF6624 domain-containing protein, which codes for MKNSFYTLLLLFLFTSLHAQEYSKLISEADRLYETKDYKMSTDLYTKAFKIESKNPNDLYNGACASSLAGNTEKAFKWLNLSIDNGWMNLKHLSSDTDLENLHSKKEWEMTVGKLEKKLKLMEANYDKPLQAELLAIYDEDQKYRIQMNETQKKFGLESKEMQDLWKITDQKDSINLLKVKKILDEKGWVGKDKVGAQANSALFLVIQHADLETQKKYLPMMREAVTKGNASPASLALLIDRIEIQEGRKQIYGSQIGTNPINKTPYVLPLIDPGNVDKRRAEVGLDPISDYIKNWNLVWDVEKYKSELPELEKLNKK